One Elusimicrobiota bacterium genomic window carries:
- the ruvA gene encoding Holliday junction branch migration protein RuvA: MIGSLRGTLLNKSPGDALVEVNGIGYEVSVPLSAYDRLPEEGSDVQMYISESMGMYGGGITLYGFLSLEDKEIYLLLREIPGTGAKKALDYLDKIMKSAPDFRRAVLEGDVRALVSLFGFTRKTADKIVAALKDRMGAVRITGREKWSQAMGSTGTHEAIAALVHLGYRESEARAALEQLPSQAKSSGSTAELIREALKQLS, translated from the coding sequence ATGATTGGTAGCTTACGAGGCACGTTACTGAATAAATCGCCGGGGGACGCGCTCGTGGAGGTCAACGGGATCGGCTACGAGGTCTCCGTGCCTCTTTCGGCTTATGATCGCTTACCCGAAGAGGGATCCGACGTGCAGATGTATATCAGCGAATCGATGGGGATGTATGGTGGAGGCATTACGCTTTACGGTTTTCTCTCTCTGGAAGATAAAGAGATTTATCTACTGCTGCGCGAAATCCCTGGAACCGGCGCCAAAAAAGCCCTCGATTATCTGGACAAGATTATGAAGTCCGCTCCTGATTTCCGCCGGGCGGTTCTGGAAGGGGATGTCCGCGCGCTCGTCAGCCTGTTCGGGTTTACCCGGAAAACCGCTGATAAAATTGTTGCGGCGCTGAAAGACCGGATGGGCGCCGTGCGGATCACGGGCCGCGAAAAATGGTCCCAGGCGATGGGCTCGACGGGCACCCATGAAGCGATCGCCGCTCTGGTCCACCTCGGATACCGGGAGTCGGAAGCACGGGCCGCGCTCGAGCAGCTGCCGTCCCAGGCTAAATCCAGCGGGTCAACCGCCGAACTGATCAGGGAAGCGTTAAAACAATTATCATGA
- the ruvB gene encoding Holliday junction branch migration DNA helicase RuvB, whose translation MPRVIPDEELMEQSLRPQTLEEFVGQERLKSNLRVFIEAARQRKEPLDHCLFYSPPGLGKTTLAGIIAHEMGVGLRITSGPVLERKGDLAAILTSLAEGDVFFIDEIHRLNYVVEETLYSVMEDFKLDIVIGEGPSAKTINLPVPRFTLVGATTRAGLLTSPLRDRFGITAHLEFYTEAELITILKRSSRILKVNVDQEGLREMARRSRGTPRIANRLLRRLRDFADMTPEKKITVAVAAQGLLALDVDNLGLDTMDRRLLTTLIDKFSGGPVGIDTLAVAISEDVETLTDVYEPYLIQCGFLARTSRGRVATENAYRHLGRPVPNGVPKETPAPQQHLF comes from the coding sequence ATGCCGCGCGTGATCCCCGACGAAGAACTGATGGAGCAATCCCTGCGGCCTCAAACGCTGGAGGAGTTCGTCGGCCAGGAGCGCTTGAAGTCGAACCTGCGCGTGTTTATCGAAGCCGCGCGCCAGCGGAAAGAACCCCTGGATCACTGCCTGTTCTATTCGCCTCCCGGCCTGGGGAAAACCACTCTGGCCGGCATCATCGCGCACGAGATGGGCGTCGGTCTGCGCATCACCTCGGGACCGGTGCTCGAACGCAAAGGCGATCTCGCCGCGATCCTGACCAGTCTGGCGGAGGGGGACGTTTTCTTTATCGATGAGATCCACCGGCTCAACTATGTGGTGGAGGAAACACTCTACTCGGTGATGGAGGATTTTAAGCTCGATATCGTCATCGGAGAGGGGCCGAGCGCCAAGACCATCAATCTTCCGGTGCCGCGCTTTACACTCGTCGGCGCCACGACGCGCGCCGGGCTCCTCACAAGCCCCTTGCGCGATCGGTTCGGCATCACCGCTCATCTGGAATTTTACACGGAAGCGGAGCTGATCACGATTCTGAAGCGCTCCAGCCGCATCTTGAAGGTGAACGTGGATCAGGAAGGCTTACGCGAAATGGCGCGCCGCAGCCGCGGCACGCCCCGCATCGCCAATCGACTCCTTCGCCGCTTGAGGGACTTCGCCGACATGACGCCGGAGAAAAAGATTACGGTCGCTGTCGCCGCCCAGGGACTATTAGCGCTCGATGTCGACAATCTCGGCCTGGATACCATGGACCGGCGGCTGCTGACCACGCTGATTGATAAGTTCAGCGGCGGACCCGTTGGGATCGATACGCTGGCGGTCGCCATCTCGGAGGATGTGGAAACTCTGACGGACGTTTACGAGCCGTATTTGATTCAGTGTGGTTTTCTGGCGCGCACGTCGCGCGGTCGTGTGGCAACGGAAAACGCCTACCGGCATCTGGGACGCCCCGTCCCGAACGGTGTTCCAAAAGAAACTCCGGCTCCGCAGCAACATCTCTTCTGA
- a CDS encoding SpoIID/LytB domain-containing protein — protein MELSALGRGLIVRCLVISLVTLFVPSGFSEEAHHPWFENASASRGTVVETPSLQLPQTVRIRILRTKHSLRLTCSGAYAARSIAGGKIIPLHGACTARRTKKGIQVGRSVYSGGVRVAPANPSDYMVLNGRRCRGAMVFQPLPNGRLDVVEHVGLEEYLYGVLPREVGADWPLEALKAQAVVSRTYMVANLATDPDQRYDVANDVSAQVYGGLEDEASASNEAVDQTRGEILTNAQGKPLQTFFHSSCGGKTETPEYVWSTGDTIGFTSIKDPFCKEDPFYHWELNISEPILRARLRRAGFRVSEIKQIKIARVSPSGRAWIFLVKSSSGKREILGNRFRMAVGPEALRSTMITEITRTKRGFHFEGRGWGHGVGLCQWGALGRAKDGQTYQQILEAYYPRAVLSRPSAP, from the coding sequence ATGGAACTTTCCGCCCTTGGACGTGGGTTGATCGTGCGCTGTCTGGTCATCAGCCTCGTAACATTGTTTGTCCCTTCTGGTTTTTCTGAAGAAGCGCACCATCCGTGGTTTGAGAACGCCTCGGCGTCCAGAGGGACCGTTGTTGAAACCCCTTCTCTTCAACTTCCCCAAACCGTTCGTATCCGCATTCTTCGGACTAAACACAGTCTTCGTTTGACGTGTTCGGGGGCCTATGCCGCGCGATCCATCGCCGGGGGGAAGATCATCCCCCTTCACGGCGCCTGCACGGCCCGGCGAACCAAGAAAGGGATACAGGTCGGACGGTCGGTTTATTCCGGAGGGGTCCGGGTGGCTCCCGCCAATCCATCGGACTATATGGTATTGAACGGGCGGCGGTGCCGGGGGGCCATGGTGTTCCAGCCTCTGCCGAACGGACGGCTGGATGTCGTCGAACATGTGGGGTTGGAAGAGTATCTCTATGGTGTTTTGCCCAGGGAGGTCGGCGCGGATTGGCCGTTGGAAGCTTTAAAGGCCCAGGCGGTTGTTTCACGCACGTATATGGTGGCCAATCTCGCGACGGATCCGGACCAGCGCTACGATGTGGCCAATGATGTGTCGGCCCAGGTCTATGGCGGCCTGGAGGACGAAGCGTCCGCTTCGAATGAAGCGGTTGATCAAACGCGAGGGGAAATCTTGACTAATGCTCAGGGAAAACCACTCCAAACCTTTTTTCATTCTTCCTGCGGAGGGAAAACGGAGACGCCTGAGTACGTCTGGTCAACAGGGGATACCATTGGATTTACGTCCATCAAAGATCCTTTCTGTAAGGAAGATCCTTTCTATCATTGGGAGTTGAACATTTCGGAGCCCATCCTTCGCGCCCGTCTGCGTCGCGCGGGTTTCCGTGTTTCCGAGATCAAACAGATCAAAATCGCCCGGGTATCTCCCTCGGGTCGGGCCTGGATCTTCCTGGTGAAGTCGTCATCCGGGAAAAGAGAAATCCTGGGCAACCGCTTTCGCATGGCCGTCGGCCCGGAAGCGCTCCGGAGTACGATGATCACCGAGATCACGCGCACCAAGCGTGGTTTTCACTTCGAAGGCCGTGGGTGGGGGCATGGGGTCGGGCTTTGCCAGTGGGGGGCTCTCGGGCGGGCCAAGGATGGACAAACGTATCAGCAGATCCTGGAAGCGTACTATCCCCGCGCGGTTTTGAGCCGGCCGTCCGCGCCATGA
- the queA gene encoding tRNA preQ1(34) S-adenosylmethionine ribosyltransferase-isomerase QueA — MIATSPRLSDFHYDLPVDRIAQKPVEPRDHSKLMVVNTSSRQFEHRAFFDLDQMLVSGDVLVANATRVFPARLRGKKKTGGKVEVLLLGRSVDPSCWRALVRGATQVTELFFEEGTSARMEKRLAEEEWLLRFSRDDVSSFLQRQGETPLPPYIKRPQADALDMDRYQTVYAKSEGAVAAPTAGFHFTPELLARLKQRSIQWQEIVLHVGWGTFRPVREEDIQKHQMLPESYDMTSATAETLNTAHREKRRIIAVGTTAVRTLETVCDEDGVFQPGQGESRLFITPGYTFKAIDALITNFHLPDATPLFLASAFYSHKTRDAEPFGLRAAYEEAIRSGYRFYSYGDAMLIQ; from the coding sequence ATGATCGCCACGTCCCCTCGTCTCTCCGATTTCCACTACGATCTTCCCGTTGACCGGATTGCCCAGAAACCGGTGGAGCCACGGGATCATTCCAAACTGATGGTGGTGAACACCTCTTCCCGGCAGTTTGAGCACCGGGCCTTTTTTGATCTTGACCAGATGCTGGTTTCGGGAGATGTCCTGGTCGCCAATGCCACGCGCGTGTTTCCGGCGCGTTTGCGCGGAAAGAAAAAAACAGGGGGCAAAGTGGAAGTCTTGCTGCTCGGGAGAAGCGTTGATCCTTCGTGCTGGCGCGCGCTGGTTCGTGGAGCGACGCAGGTCACGGAACTCTTTTTTGAAGAAGGCACGAGCGCTCGGATGGAAAAACGTCTGGCGGAAGAGGAGTGGCTCCTGCGTTTTTCCCGGGACGATGTCAGCTCTTTTTTACAACGTCAGGGGGAAACGCCGTTGCCGCCTTATATCAAACGGCCGCAGGCTGATGCCCTGGACATGGACCGCTATCAGACTGTCTATGCCAAATCCGAAGGAGCGGTGGCGGCGCCGACCGCTGGATTTCATTTTACGCCGGAACTTTTAGCCCGGCTCAAACAGCGGAGCATTCAATGGCAGGAAATTGTTCTTCATGTGGGATGGGGAACCTTCCGTCCAGTTCGCGAGGAAGACATTCAGAAGCACCAGATGCTGCCCGAGTCTTATGACATGACATCCGCCACGGCCGAAACGCTGAACACCGCCCACCGGGAGAAACGGCGGATTATTGCTGTCGGGACGACGGCGGTCCGAACACTGGAGACTGTCTGTGACGAGGACGGGGTGTTTCAGCCGGGTCAAGGGGAAAGCCGTCTGTTTATAACGCCGGGATATACGTTCAAGGCGATCGATGCGCTCATTACTAACTTTCATCTGCCGGATGCCACCCCGCTCTTTCTGGCTTCAGCGTTTTATTCCCATAAAACGCGTGACGCTGAACCGTTCGGGCTGCGTGCCGCCTATGAAGAAGCGATTCGATCCGGTTACCGATTTTATTCCTACGGCGATGCGATGCTGATCCAATGA
- the tgt gene encoding tRNA guanosine(34) transglycosylase Tgt, translating into MKTFEIVKRCPDTKARLGRLNTPHGVVETPVFAPVGTQGAVKTLLCQDLEKLGTQLILGNTYHLYLRPGMDVIQKAGGLHRFMDWKGAILTDSGGYQVFSLEKLRRISEEGVEFRSHIDGSLHSFSPEKAIEIQLALGADILMCFDECPPYPCTEDRARQALEMTTRWAKRCKETFNRIPSSYEGEGGRRPDEGTRERGKQLLYGITQGATYAPLRKDSTLQLMDLDFPGYALGGLSLGEPRSATLEMIQLSTELLPEDKPRYLMGVGTPDDLWEAVEMGIDQFDCVLPTRNGRNGQLFTSRGKLNIKNAPYREDFSPVDPDCDCDLCSRYTKAYLHHLFRAGELGALRLASLHNIAFLIRLMRKIRKSITEGTFLKEKKTFLETYQSAVSSGGESPSLFIASN; encoded by the coding sequence ATGAAAACTTTTGAAATCGTTAAGCGCTGTCCTGATACAAAAGCCAGACTCGGCAGATTGAACACGCCCCATGGCGTTGTCGAAACACCGGTATTTGCTCCGGTCGGAACCCAGGGTGCCGTCAAGACGCTTCTCTGCCAGGATCTGGAAAAACTGGGCACGCAGCTGATCCTGGGCAATACCTATCACCTCTACTTGAGGCCCGGGATGGACGTTATTCAAAAGGCCGGAGGTCTCCACCGGTTCATGGATTGGAAGGGGGCCATTCTGACGGACTCCGGCGGGTATCAGGTTTTTAGTCTAGAGAAGCTGCGACGGATCAGTGAAGAAGGCGTGGAGTTCCGTTCCCACATTGACGGATCCCTGCATTCCTTCAGCCCTGAAAAAGCCATCGAAATTCAGCTTGCGCTCGGCGCGGATATTCTGATGTGTTTCGATGAGTGCCCGCCTTACCCCTGCACCGAAGACCGTGCCCGCCAGGCGCTGGAGATGACCACCCGCTGGGCCAAACGCTGCAAAGAAACGTTCAATCGAATTCCTTCTTCCTATGAGGGAGAAGGTGGCCGAAGGCCGGATGAGGGAACGAGGGAGAGGGGGAAGCAGCTCCTCTACGGCATTACTCAGGGAGCCACCTATGCTCCGCTCCGGAAAGACAGCACGCTTCAGTTGATGGATTTGGATTTCCCGGGTTATGCGTTGGGGGGGCTTTCCCTCGGAGAGCCTCGCTCAGCAACCCTGGAAATGATTCAGCTTTCGACGGAGCTCCTGCCCGAGGATAAACCGCGTTACCTCATGGGGGTCGGAACCCCGGACGATCTCTGGGAAGCGGTTGAAATGGGAATTGATCAGTTTGATTGTGTGCTTCCGACGCGCAACGGCCGGAACGGCCAGTTGTTTACGTCGCGAGGGAAACTCAATATCAAGAACGCCCCTTACCGGGAAGATTTTTCACCCGTTGATCCCGATTGTGATTGTGATCTGTGTTCCCGCTACACCAAGGCGTATCTTCATCATCTTTTCCGGGCCGGAGAGCTGGGCGCGCTCCGCCTGGCGTCTTTACATAACATAGCCTTTCTGATAAGATTGATGCGAAAAATAAGGAAATCCATTACCGAAGGGACCTTCTTAAAAGAGAAGAAAACCTTTCTGGAAACATATCAAAGTGCGGTCAGTTCAGGAGGGGAGTCTCCCTCCCTTTTTATAGCCTCGAACTGA
- the yajC gene encoding preprotein translocase subunit YajC, giving the protein MGTQTVLPKGSSTNATPTNNPLMSFMPMIVICLILYFLVIRPQQKTAKEHKRMIDNLKTGDRVLTQGGIYGTVTSIKGGIVQLKIAENVRIDVSRSAITQVIKEASNGSPATAVVGEIVS; this is encoded by the coding sequence ATGGGAACACAAACCGTTTTGCCGAAAGGATCTTCAACGAATGCGACGCCCACCAATAATCCCCTCATGAGCTTTATGCCCATGATCGTGATTTGTCTCATTCTTTACTTCCTGGTGATCCGCCCACAACAGAAAACAGCGAAAGAGCACAAGCGCATGATCGATAATCTTAAGACGGGAGACCGGGTGCTGACGCAAGGCGGGATTTACGGAACGGTCACTTCGATCAAGGGCGGGATCGTCCAGCTGAAAATCGCGGAAAATGTGCGCATCGACGTGAGCCGTTCCGCGATCACGCAGGTGATCAAGGAGGCATCAAACGGCAGCCCGGCGACGGCTGTTGTCGGAGAAATTGTTTCATGA
- the secD gene encoding protein translocase subunit SecD, whose amino-acid sequence MSRSQIVLWTTFVLVGLSIYFLVPTVRWYRMPVSERTDYEQQKDPILGKILNLGLDLRGGTHLILELDRSKLDPKININDALDRAIEIIRNRVDQFGVAEPMIARQGDRWIVVQLPGIKDPERAKELIGKTALLEFRLVDDSGALATFSSALAAKKMTVMQFLAQQKAETLSPEIAKLLPKGLEVIPNRETHYLMVHSPAALTGATLVDAKVQFGQGDMGGFPSVGIEFNPEGAKLFGQVTEANVNKQLAIVLDGMVQSAPVIRSAIPDGHAIIEGNFSAEEAKLLSTVLRAGALPAPVRVIEERTVGPTLGEDSIKAGVRSSLIGLFLVILFMVIYYRSSGLIADLAMLINMLFIFGVMACLHATVTLPGIAGTILSLAMAVDANVLILERVREELQAGKSVRLAIDLGYKHAWPAIIDGHVTNLISAGLLFQFGTGPIKGFAVTLFWGVLISIFTAVFFTHMVYDYWFSGTDAPELNF is encoded by the coding sequence ATGAGTCGATCGCAAATCGTTCTCTGGACGACGTTCGTTCTGGTCGGTCTTTCCATCTATTTCCTGGTCCCTACTGTCCGCTGGTACCGAATGCCCGTCAGTGAGCGGACGGATTACGAACAACAAAAAGACCCCATCCTCGGAAAAATCCTTAATCTGGGGCTCGATCTGCGCGGCGGGACTCACCTGATTCTTGAATTGGATCGCAGCAAACTGGATCCCAAGATCAATATCAACGACGCGTTGGACCGCGCCATTGAGATTATCCGGAACCGTGTCGATCAGTTCGGCGTTGCCGAACCGATGATCGCCCGTCAAGGGGATCGTTGGATCGTTGTGCAATTGCCGGGGATCAAGGATCCGGAACGCGCCAAAGAGCTGATCGGTAAAACCGCACTTCTCGAGTTCCGGTTGGTGGATGATTCCGGCGCGCTCGCCACTTTTTCCTCCGCTCTAGCCGCTAAAAAAATGACGGTGATGCAGTTCCTGGCGCAGCAGAAGGCCGAAACCCTATCTCCCGAGATCGCCAAACTGCTCCCCAAAGGGCTCGAGGTTATACCGAATCGGGAAACCCACTATCTGATGGTGCATTCCCCTGCGGCGTTGACCGGGGCCACGCTCGTGGATGCAAAAGTCCAGTTCGGGCAGGGCGATATGGGCGGGTTTCCAAGTGTCGGCATTGAATTTAATCCCGAAGGGGCGAAACTCTTTGGTCAGGTGACGGAAGCCAATGTCAACAAACAACTCGCCATCGTCCTGGATGGGATGGTGCAGTCGGCCCCGGTGATCCGTTCCGCGATACCGGACGGCCATGCCATCATTGAAGGGAATTTCAGCGCGGAAGAGGCGAAGCTGTTGTCCACCGTGCTTCGGGCCGGCGCGTTGCCGGCACCGGTTCGCGTGATTGAAGAACGAACCGTGGGGCCTACCCTGGGTGAAGACTCGATTAAAGCCGGTGTGCGTTCAAGCTTGATCGGTCTGTTTCTGGTGATTCTCTTTATGGTCATTTACTATCGGTCGTCCGGTTTAATCGCTGACCTGGCGATGTTGATCAATATGCTCTTTATCTTCGGGGTCATGGCTTGTCTGCATGCCACCGTCACCCTTCCCGGTATCGCCGGTACGATTCTCAGCCTCGCGATGGCTGTCGACGCGAACGTGCTCATCCTCGAGCGCGTGCGGGAGGAACTCCAGGCCGGCAAGTCGGTGCGCCTGGCGATCGATCTCGGATACAAACACGCCTGGCCGGCGATTATCGACGGCCATGTCACCAACCTCATCTCCGCGGGCCTGCTCTTTCAGTTCGGGACGGGTCCCATCAAGGGGTTTGCCGTGACGCTCTTCTGGGGTGTTTTGATCTCCATTTTTACGGCGGTATTCTTTACGCATATGGTCTATGACTACTGGTTTTCGGGCACGGACGCACCGGAGTTGAATTTTTAA
- the secF gene encoding protein translocase subunit SecF translates to MQLFKKTNIDFIGKRYYAFAFSAVLLLSGIVSLVVKGGPKLGIDFTGGTLVQLGFQTVVPMSELRVALAQKGYPDAELQDFQTEKSVIIRVPKSEKSATVLGEELTEAVRSQFVGSAPIVQRAESVGPAVGRALTNQALSAIIWATILIIIYVGFRFRSTLWGVCSIAALLHDVLSVVGIFSIMNKEISVTVVAGILTLAGYSMNDTIVIYDRMRENIRLSKKETLAEIINRSVNETLSRTIMTSMTVAITVLVLFLFGGSVIHDFAFALLWGVFVGSYSSIFVAAPIIYEWQARRDRKRAVAIAKGVRPGPVLKR, encoded by the coding sequence ATGCAGCTTTTTAAGAAAACGAACATTGATTTTATCGGCAAACGGTATTACGCCTTCGCTTTTTCTGCTGTTTTGCTGCTCTCGGGGATTGTCTCGCTGGTGGTGAAAGGCGGTCCGAAACTCGGGATTGATTTCACGGGAGGGACGCTGGTCCAATTGGGTTTTCAGACAGTCGTTCCTATGAGCGAACTGCGCGTGGCCCTGGCTCAAAAAGGGTATCCCGACGCCGAATTGCAGGATTTCCAAACCGAAAAGTCCGTGATCATCCGGGTTCCTAAAAGCGAAAAATCGGCGACGGTGTTAGGTGAGGAATTGACAGAGGCGGTGCGCAGTCAATTCGTCGGATCAGCGCCGATCGTTCAGCGGGCGGAATCGGTGGGTCCTGCGGTGGGCCGGGCGTTGACGAATCAAGCGCTGAGCGCCATTATCTGGGCCACGATTCTAATTATCATCTACGTTGGTTTCCGGTTCCGGTCCACGCTTTGGGGGGTCTGCAGTATCGCGGCTCTCCTCCATGATGTCCTCTCAGTCGTCGGTATTTTTTCAATCATGAATAAGGAGATCTCGGTCACGGTGGTGGCCGGTATCCTGACGCTCGCGGGTTATTCCATGAACGATACCATCGTTATTTACGACCGGATGCGCGAAAACATCCGTTTATCCAAGAAAGAAACCCTGGCGGAAATTATCAACCGCAGCGTCAATGAAACGCTTTCGCGGACGATCATGACCTCCATGACCGTGGCTATTACGGTATTGGTTCTGTTCCTTTTCGGCGGAAGCGTGATTCATGATTTTGCCTTCGCGCTGCTCTGGGGCGTGTTTGTTGGTTCCTATTCATCCATTTTTGTGGCGGCCCCGATCATTTACGAATGGCAGGCCCGCCGGGACCGAAAACGGGCCGTTGCCATCGCCAAGGGTGTGCGTCCCGGGCCGGTCTTGAAGCGATAA
- a CDS encoding lysophospholipid acyltransferase family protein, whose translation MKIRLLSFLATWYLRFVGMTSRIIRVNPLVRQRMEAGGKGFIYAFWHGRQVFLVYLHQGDSLRPLISHSQDGDLIAKVCRSFQLNPVRGSTSRGGAEAVLEMCRIVEQGGRISITPDGPRGPLRQVQPGVLYIAQKTGASIVPVAYGARKAWVFKGWDEFLIPKPFNRIAMVYGEPITVGPSDDLGQRARDLQIALTAVCAEADLSAGASGHE comes from the coding sequence ATGAAAATCCGGCTGTTATCGTTCCTGGCGACGTGGTATCTTCGTTTCGTTGGAATGACGTCCCGGATTATTCGGGTGAATCCACTGGTTCGTCAACGGATGGAGGCGGGCGGCAAAGGATTTATTTACGCCTTTTGGCATGGCCGCCAGGTTTTTCTGGTCTATTTGCATCAGGGGGATTCGCTGCGGCCTTTGATCTCGCACAGCCAGGATGGAGATCTCATCGCCAAGGTTTGCCGCTCCTTCCAGTTGAACCCTGTGCGCGGGTCGACGTCTCGCGGAGGGGCCGAAGCGGTATTGGAGATGTGCCGCATCGTTGAGCAGGGGGGGAGAATCAGCATTACGCCCGACGGACCCCGGGGTCCTTTGCGCCAGGTGCAACCCGGGGTGCTTTATATCGCCCAGAAAACGGGCGCGTCGATTGTTCCCGTGGCCTACGGCGCCCGAAAAGCCTGGGTGTTTAAAGGGTGGGATGAATTCCTGATTCCCAAACCGTTCAACCGGATTGCTATGGTCTATGGAGAGCCGATAACGGTCGGGCCTTCGGATGACCTCGGCCAGCGGGCCCGCGATCTGCAGATTGCACTTACGGCGGTGTGTGCAGAAGCCGATTTGTCGGCGGGAGCGTCTGGTCATGAGTAG
- a CDS encoding 3-deoxy-D-manno-octulosonic acid transferase: MSRRWMFHVYNGFVLLALPLIALWVLLRWRRRVFKKGLHRWSERCGILPPEFQNRLQKGERWWWVHAVSVGEVKAIEKFLQRAPEHAHVHVLLSAVTPEALIWATERRLADQVIAAPIDLPWFVRRVFRSVKPELFISVESEFWPNLLGEAKRSGARVALINGRLSQRSFESYQKITGVMQALWDCFDLWAVREAQDAERFQALGVPSDRLRVTGNLKYDLLVEDDPPPPEVAPHSPVIVIGSSREGEELLLVPVLLNLRGEWPDLRVIWAPRHVERVSEVERMLLSKGLVVQRKSRPGGPGEANDILWDTMGDLLDAYRQADIAIVGGSFVPRGGQNPIEPAALRRPVVFGPSMENFHGIAERLVNHGGARQVSLEKLGACLSELLSRPQGRQKMGECARQVVERHQGATEKTLQLLEGLQRG; encoded by the coding sequence ATGAGTAGACGCTGGATGTTCCATGTGTATAACGGGTTCGTTCTGTTGGCCTTGCCCTTGATCGCGCTCTGGGTTTTGCTCCGGTGGCGGCGTCGTGTTTTCAAAAAGGGGTTGCACCGGTGGTCGGAGCGGTGCGGCATCCTTCCGCCGGAGTTTCAAAACCGGTTACAGAAAGGCGAGCGGTGGTGGTGGGTTCACGCCGTATCTGTCGGCGAGGTGAAAGCCATTGAGAAATTCCTCCAGCGGGCACCGGAGCATGCTCATGTGCATGTGCTCTTGAGCGCGGTCACTCCCGAAGCCCTGATCTGGGCCACGGAGCGACGTCTGGCGGATCAGGTGATCGCGGCCCCGATCGATCTGCCCTGGTTCGTGCGCCGGGTTTTCCGAAGCGTGAAACCTGAACTTTTTATTTCCGTTGAGTCGGAGTTCTGGCCCAATCTCCTGGGTGAAGCGAAACGCTCCGGCGCGCGGGTGGCGCTGATCAACGGGCGCTTGTCTCAGCGCTCGTTTGAATCCTACCAGAAGATCACGGGTGTGATGCAGGCCCTGTGGGATTGTTTTGATTTGTGGGCGGTCCGGGAAGCGCAGGATGCCGAACGGTTCCAGGCGCTCGGGGTGCCGTCCGATCGTCTTCGCGTTACTGGAAATCTGAAATATGATTTATTGGTGGAGGATGACCCGCCGCCTCCGGAGGTGGCGCCGCATTCCCCGGTGATCGTCATCGGAAGTTCGCGTGAGGGGGAAGAGTTGTTGTTGGTTCCGGTTCTCCTGAACCTTCGTGGCGAGTGGCCGGATCTGCGCGTGATTTGGGCTCCCCGGCATGTCGAGCGCGTCAGCGAAGTCGAACGGATGCTCCTTTCGAAGGGGCTTGTGGTACAGCGCAAATCGCGGCCGGGAGGACCCGGAGAGGCGAACGATATCCTCTGGGATACGATGGGGGACCTCTTGGATGCCTATCGTCAGGCGGATATCGCGATTGTGGGAGGCAGTTTCGTTCCCAGGGGTGGTCAGAATCCGATTGAGCCGGCCGCCTTGAGACGTCCTGTTGTTTTCGGGCCTTCGATGGAAAACTTTCATGGGATCGCCGAGCGGCTCGTGAATCACGGGGGTGCGCGGCAGGTGTCATTAGAGAAGCTGGGAGCGTGTCTTTCCGAACTCTTGAGTCGCCCACAGGGGCGGCAGAAAATGGGTGAGTGCGCCCGCCAGGTCGTCGAGCGCCATCAGGGCGCAACGGAGAAAACGCTTCAACTCTTAGAAGGGCTGCAACGTGGGTAG